One Bosea sp. AS-1 genomic region harbors:
- a CDS encoding ParB N-terminal domain-containing protein, with protein MHLTKVDPRALKDNPDRTRQTKATSQADALLLATIKAVGIIQPPVIFPETGGGNGYIIDAGHRRVQQAIIAGIEEIEVLVAEPSNDNGVMRSLVDNIAREPLNAVDQWRGIERLVALGWTEEAIAVALALPVRQVRKLRLLANILPAMLDCIAKGNMPNEQQLRVIAAASLDEQSAIWKANKPKKGDPEVSWYRIANGLTKKRMYARDASFGDDLAQAYGIEWVEDLFAPADQDSRYTNNVEAFLGAQQEWMTLHLPRRGVIAETNSWGEATLPPKAERVHGKPGKTDRAAMYLDREGKVQTVHFRMPEPQKPSRKVDDAGEDDVVMARPRPDVTRRGIAMIGDFRTDALHDALERGTIEDDTLMALLVLALAGRNITVASGAGDDVYGFARMERHAVRLVADDGTLAQDMVTLRSAARAALIDALSARVNRSDSGIVARIAGVAIGADGFLPNMGTEDFLDCLSRAALERSCKETPVLPRARVRETRAALVEHFATERFVHPAALFAPDAAEIAKWLSSNTVAANDDEDVDAAAATVAEDPADQEPGEFLDAAE; from the coding sequence ATGCATCTCACCAAAGTCGATCCGCGCGCGCTGAAAGACAATCCCGACCGCACGCGCCAGACCAAGGCCACGTCCCAGGCCGACGCACTGCTGCTTGCGACCATCAAGGCGGTCGGCATCATCCAGCCGCCGGTCATTTTTCCGGAAACGGGTGGCGGTAATGGCTATATCATCGATGCCGGCCATCGCCGGGTTCAGCAAGCCATCATCGCCGGTATCGAGGAGATCGAGGTCCTCGTGGCCGAGCCCTCGAACGATAATGGCGTGATGCGGTCCCTGGTGGACAACATCGCCAGGGAACCGCTCAACGCCGTCGACCAATGGCGCGGGATCGAACGCCTCGTTGCCCTCGGCTGGACCGAGGAGGCGATCGCCGTCGCACTCGCGCTGCCGGTCCGGCAGGTCCGCAAGTTGCGCCTGCTCGCGAATATCCTGCCTGCCATGCTCGACTGCATCGCGAAGGGCAACATGCCGAACGAGCAACAGTTGCGTGTCATCGCGGCGGCGTCGCTCGATGAGCAGTCGGCGATCTGGAAGGCCAACAAGCCGAAGAAGGGCGATCCGGAGGTGTCCTGGTACAGGATCGCAAATGGGCTCACTAAGAAGCGCATGTATGCGCGCGACGCCAGCTTCGGCGACGATCTCGCTCAGGCCTATGGCATCGAATGGGTCGAGGACCTGTTCGCGCCGGCGGACCAGGACAGCCGCTACACGAACAATGTCGAGGCGTTTCTGGGGGCTCAGCAGGAATGGATGACGCTGCATCTGCCGAGGCGCGGCGTCATCGCGGAGACCAACAGCTGGGGCGAGGCCACGCTGCCGCCGAAGGCCGAGCGCGTTCACGGCAAGCCCGGCAAGACCGATCGGGCCGCCATGTATCTCGATCGCGAGGGCAAGGTCCAGACGGTGCATTTCCGGATGCCCGAGCCGCAGAAGCCGAGCCGGAAGGTCGACGATGCCGGCGAAGACGACGTCGTCATGGCGAGGCCTCGGCCCGACGTCACACGGCGCGGAATCGCGATGATCGGCGATTTTCGGACGGATGCGCTCCACGATGCGCTGGAGCGCGGCACGATCGAGGACGACACGCTGATGGCGTTGCTGGTGCTGGCGCTGGCTGGGCGCAACATCACGGTCGCATCGGGCGCCGGTGACGATGTCTACGGCTTCGCCCGCATGGAACGCCATGCCGTCAGGCTCGTCGCCGACGACGGCACGCTCGCGCAGGACATGGTCACGCTTCGCTCGGCGGCGCGCGCCGCCCTGATCGATGCGTTGTCCGCCCGCGTGAACCGTAGCGACAGCGGTATCGTCGCGCGCATCGCCGGCGTCGCCATCGGCGCGGATGGCTTCCTGCCCAATATGGGCACGGAGGACTTCCTCGACTGCCTGTCGCGAGCGGCGCTGGAACGCTCCTGCAAGGAGACCCCTGTCCTGCCGCGTGCGCGCGTCAGGGAAACGCGTGCGGCGCTCGTCGAGCATTTCGCGACGGAGCGCTTCGTCCATCCGGCCGCGTTGTTCGCGCCGGATGCTGCCGAGATCGCGAAATGGCTCTCGTCCAACACCGTCGCCGCCAATGACGACGAGGACGTCGACGCCGCCGCTGCAACGGTCGCCGAGGACCCGGCCGATCAGGAGCCCGGCGAATTCCTCGACGCCGCCGAGTAG
- a CDS encoding type II toxin-antitoxin system VapC family toxin codes for MLFVDASVIVAILAQESDAGDLMDRLGEHDGPFYVSAVVRMEAALSLTRRMAEAKGRDKPATPDMLAQARQLVDQFIADIEAKEAMISGDVGTKALDAAQRFGKIVNHPARLNMGDCFSYACAKAYRIKVAYKGDDFAETDLGW; via the coding sequence ATGCTGTTCGTCGACGCGTCGGTGATCGTCGCCATCCTCGCGCAGGAGAGCGACGCCGGTGATCTTATGGACAGGCTCGGGGAGCATGACGGACCGTTCTACGTGTCGGCTGTCGTGCGGATGGAAGCGGCGCTGTCCCTGACGCGGCGCATGGCCGAGGCCAAAGGCCGCGACAAGCCCGCGACGCCTGACATGTTGGCGCAGGCCCGGCAGCTTGTCGATCAGTTCATCGCCGATATCGAGGCAAAGGAGGCCATGATCTCCGGCGACGTCGGCACGAAGGCCCTCGATGCGGCCCAGCGGTTCGGCAAGATCGTCAATCATCCCGCGAGGCTGAACATGGGCGATTGCTTCTCCTACGCCTGTGCAAAGGCCTACCGGATCAAGGTAGCCTATAAGGGCGACGACTTCGCCGAAACCGATCTGGGCTGGTAA
- a CDS encoding DUF3085 domain-containing protein, protein MFTFTVTEIRAIIMRGRIDAFNNGGFRNPYYGLRPGEGEKPGLWLVGDEGVYALSNGKLAEGQRALVVYAQECDPKTNPDCWHYKRQHFGGDDGIEFLDAEMLMKMITGSPTATHLTITMTDASLSVSLIRR, encoded by the coding sequence ATGTTCACCTTCACCGTCACGGAGATCCGCGCCATCATCATGCGCGGACGGATCGACGCCTTCAATAATGGCGGCTTCCGCAATCCCTATTACGGCCTCCGCCCAGGCGAGGGCGAGAAGCCCGGTCTCTGGCTCGTCGGTGACGAGGGCGTGTACGCGCTCTCCAACGGCAAGCTCGCTGAAGGCCAGCGTGCGCTCGTCGTCTACGCGCAAGAGTGCGATCCCAAGACCAATCCCGACTGCTGGCACTACAAGCGCCAGCATTTCGGCGGGGATGACGGCATCGAGTTCCTCGATGCCGAGATGCTCATGAAAATGATCACGGGCTCGCCCACGGCGACCCATCTAACGATCACGATGACCGACGCCAGCCTCTCGGTCTCCCTGATCCGCCGCTGA
- a CDS encoding type II toxin-antitoxin system VapB family antitoxin: MPLYIKDPEVDKLTAELVGLTRTSKVEAVKAALKHEIAHRKGSLPMRDRLAKSLAMARAAGPFAPGDHKRETDEMWGED, from the coding sequence ATGCCCCTTTATATCAAGGATCCGGAGGTCGATAAGCTGACCGCGGAACTGGTCGGCCTTACCAGAACCTCCAAGGTGGAGGCGGTGAAAGCCGCCCTCAAGCACGAAATCGCCCATCGAAAAGGCAGTCTGCCTATGCGGGATCGGCTTGCCAAGTCCCTCGCCATGGCGCGGGCGGCAGGTCCGTTCGCGCCCGGCGATCACAAGCGCGAAACCGATGAGATGTGGGGCGAAGACTGA
- a CDS encoding type II toxin-antitoxin system MqsR family toxin, with translation MEKRRPTYDLEAIKAAFGSVDQLAMTSSALRDATALGFDRAGVVETISGIERPMFYKSMTTFADHRIWQDVYHVRARGLMLYVKFQADIITEFTVMSFKEK, from the coding sequence ATGGAGAAGCGCCGTCCGACCTATGATCTCGAAGCGATCAAGGCTGCCTTCGGATCGGTCGACCAGCTCGCGATGACATCGTCGGCCTTGCGCGATGCGACGGCGCTGGGCTTCGACCGAGCCGGCGTGGTCGAGACGATCAGCGGGATCGAACGACCGATGTTCTACAAGTCCATGACGACCTTCGCCGATCACCGCATCTGGCAGGACGTCTATCATGTGCGGGCGCGGGGCCTGATGCTCTACGTCAAGTTCCAGGCCGACATCATCACCGAGTTCACGGTAATGTCGTTCAAGGAGAAATGA
- a CDS encoding type II toxin-antitoxin system MqsA family antitoxin, translated as MALSKQKLPETMVSPETGETLRRDVRPFIVSYKGKSITVELPGYYPENGDEGVHVGDDMAVTDMALRNLKEEVEGIPSPTTIKRVREKLRLSQREAGGLLKVGENAFDKYERGLVEPSGPTSQLLRLLDQHPELVEELRGTAA; from the coding sequence ATGGCGCTATCGAAGCAGAAGCTGCCCGAGACGATGGTCTCTCCGGAAACCGGGGAGACGCTGCGCCGCGATGTGCGTCCCTTCATCGTCAGCTACAAGGGCAAGAGCATCACCGTCGAGCTGCCGGGCTATTACCCGGAAAACGGCGACGAGGGCGTCCATGTCGGCGATGACATGGCCGTCACCGACATGGCCCTGCGCAATCTCAAGGAAGAGGTCGAAGGCATCCCGTCGCCGACCACTATCAAGCGGGTCCGCGAGAAACTGCGACTGTCGCAGCGCGAGGCCGGGGGCCTGCTGAAGGTCGGGGAGAACGCCTTCGACAAATATGAGCGTGGCCTGGTCGAGCCGAGCGGTCCGACCAGCCAGCTGCTTCGGCTCCTCGACCAGCACCCGGAGCTGGTCGAAGAACTGCGCGGGACGGCCGCCTAG
- a CDS encoding DUF1419 domain-containing protein: MNLSPARKVFQGVADRRQMFRMFDRHTQRPNRFEGNDSALYRGEWFEIGQAEHDYMLAVLPPLWMRGGMFSMREFLTGSITSIFFTLSIDGRVRYFHGYCDLAAKASPALMRDAIIERESRPVRAMTREERLEHIWSSTHDAYRGYADGRFPSAQHGQRIVMMCASWQARDFKLLDELSDAEISAKLPVDLRYLPERQAA; this comes from the coding sequence ATGAACCTCTCTCCCGCCCGCAAGGTATTCCAGGGCGTCGCCGATCGGCGCCAGATGTTCCGGATGTTCGACCGCCACACGCAGCGCCCGAACCGTTTCGAGGGCAATGACAGCGCGCTCTATCGCGGTGAGTGGTTCGAGATCGGCCAGGCCGAGCACGACTACATGCTCGCGGTACTGCCCCCGCTCTGGATGCGCGGGGGCATGTTCTCGATGCGCGAATTCCTGACCGGGTCGATCACCAGCATCTTCTTCACGCTCTCGATCGACGGCCGGGTCCGCTACTTCCACGGCTACTGCGATCTCGCCGCGAAGGCCTCGCCGGCGTTGATGCGCGACGCGATCATCGAGCGTGAATCCCGCCCGGTCCGGGCCATGACGCGGGAAGAGCGGCTGGAGCATATCTGGTCGAGCACCCATGACGCCTATCGCGGCTACGCCGATGGGCGCTTTCCGAGCGCCCAGCACGGACAGCGCATCGTCATGATGTGCGCCTCCTGGCAGGCCCGAGACTTCAAGCTGCTCGACGAGCTCTCCGATGCGGAAATATCGGCCAAGCTGCCGGTCGATCTGCGCTACCTTCCCGAGCGACAAGCAGCATGA